The following are encoded together in the Candidatus Poribacteria bacterium genome:
- a CDS encoding MFS transporter: protein MRPIRPSVDPRSALVGALFLVSGATGLVYEILWSRLLTTHVFGTTVYAVSTVLAAFMCGTALGAFALGRRADRLALPLRMYALLEAGVGLYAFAFPILLKGVVVVFVAAARGKDLSPALVLLRFVLAFVVLLPPSILMGATLPALARHVTRSRDRLGRYVGGLYGLNTLGAVTGTLLTGFLLVARFGVTATLFGTGATNLLIALVAWWLARDSRREPTPNADMDLDAAAAETDMRAARAAVVVVGVSGFCALAYEVIWTHVLVLFLGSTTYAFSTMLAAFLTGIALGGAAAGPVSDRTARRPQLLAYAQIAIGIGSVLVLPGLSSLYGIVRAVGFGGRPLVFVVCVLLMLLPTVLMGASFTLAARIAAASSTRLARTVGSVYASNTFGAIVGSLSAGFILIPLLGIRNAALAIAVVNVLAGAWMLRAAASTGRAEVAVPVAVGLLISVGALFLLPRTDLFTRSAIYQEQFARLGDAAKIENYSEEPEGIVTVLTDPEGSRRLYVDTNEAANDTRWDAPSHRVIAHVPLLLHPDPKRALVVGFGMGRTSNSIVQHGVEVDAAEIHPGVIRAARAYFSDANSGVLDSDKLHVHVNDGRNFILTTLNRYDMISTGIIHPLVSSGSSGIYSRDFYRLCRDILTDDGVMSQWVPLHRLPLADLKTIVRTFLDVFPETTVWFKYTPDFLILAGTKVPQSIDIRAWARRTTVPAVKQDLAADDLETFSLLDSYFMGPAAAARFADGARLHTDDKPVLEFFAPNLGGVATTQVENIEALLPFRESVYPLLTGFASPEQATAVRELLERFHETTGDLIRGQIEYAAGRYENAVAILQPAYARNPDDATIGYNLQEAARLVRRDLDAQIASTERALLDQVRRNPEDTTALTNLGLVYRNAGRLDDAALYLERALRLQPGSVELLLLLGEVHAQAGEVAKAIDVYESASKKAPDQIVIYGSLAALYERAERIDDAIAAVQRVLRLDPDLALAHSTLGSLYLTKGDAKAAESSYRRALTSNPPSSVARVAWNGLGLALARSDRRADATSAFRKALEIDPNFAEASDNLAALEAGGAGGQAP from the coding sequence ATGCGCCCTATCCGTCCGTCCGTGGATCCGCGCTCCGCTCTCGTCGGCGCTCTGTTTCTCGTCTCCGGGGCGACGGGACTCGTCTATGAGATCCTGTGGTCGCGCCTGCTGACAACGCACGTGTTCGGAACCACCGTCTACGCGGTCAGCACGGTTCTTGCCGCGTTCATGTGCGGCACCGCGCTGGGAGCCTTCGCGCTCGGGCGGCGCGCGGATCGGCTAGCCCTGCCGCTCCGCATGTACGCGCTGCTCGAAGCCGGTGTCGGGCTTTACGCCTTCGCGTTCCCGATCCTGCTCAAGGGCGTCGTGGTGGTGTTCGTCGCGGCGGCGCGGGGCAAGGACCTGTCGCCGGCGCTGGTGCTGCTTCGATTCGTCCTGGCTTTCGTCGTGCTCCTGCCGCCGTCGATTCTGATGGGAGCGACACTGCCGGCGCTGGCGCGACACGTCACTCGCTCGCGGGATCGCTTGGGACGATACGTTGGCGGGCTGTATGGTCTCAATACGCTCGGAGCCGTCACTGGGACGCTGCTGACCGGATTCCTGTTGGTCGCTCGCTTCGGCGTCACGGCGACGCTCTTCGGAACTGGCGCAACCAACCTGCTGATCGCGTTGGTGGCGTGGTGGCTTGCGCGCGACTCGCGACGAGAGCCGACACCGAACGCCGACATGGACCTCGACGCCGCTGCGGCGGAGACGGACATGCGCGCCGCGCGAGCCGCCGTCGTGGTCGTTGGCGTGTCCGGTTTCTGCGCCCTGGCATACGAGGTGATCTGGACGCACGTCCTCGTCCTGTTTCTCGGAAGCACGACCTACGCCTTCTCGACGATGCTGGCGGCGTTCCTGACGGGCATCGCTCTCGGCGGAGCCGCCGCGGGCCCCGTCTCCGATCGTACGGCGCGAAGGCCGCAGCTGCTCGCGTACGCGCAGATCGCCATCGGCATCGGATCGGTGCTCGTGCTGCCAGGTTTGTCCAGCCTCTACGGCATCGTGCGCGCCGTCGGGTTCGGCGGCAGACCGCTGGTGTTCGTCGTGTGCGTTCTGCTGATGCTCTTGCCGACGGTCCTCATGGGCGCGAGCTTCACGCTCGCAGCGAGGATCGCAGCCGCGTCGTCAACTCGACTGGCGCGGACGGTCGGCTCCGTGTATGCGTCCAACACGTTCGGAGCCATCGTCGGATCGCTGTCGGCAGGATTCATCCTCATCCCGCTGTTGGGGATCCGCAACGCCGCGCTCGCCATCGCCGTGGTGAACGTCCTCGCCGGAGCGTGGATGCTCCGAGCGGCAGCGTCTACCGGGCGGGCAGAAGTCGCCGTTCCTGTCGCCGTCGGACTGCTGATCTCGGTCGGAGCGCTGTTTCTGCTCCCACGCACCGATCTGTTCACGCGCAGCGCGATCTACCAGGAGCAGTTCGCTCGCCTGGGCGATGCCGCGAAGATAGAGAACTACTCCGAGGAGCCCGAGGGCATCGTCACGGTTCTCACGGACCCGGAAGGCTCGCGCAGACTCTATGTCGACACGAACGAGGCGGCGAACGACACGCGGTGGGATGCGCCGTCGCACCGGGTCATCGCGCACGTGCCGCTGCTGCTGCACCCGGATCCTAAGCGCGCGCTTGTGGTCGGGTTCGGAATGGGCAGAACGTCGAACTCGATCGTGCAGCACGGCGTCGAGGTCGATGCCGCTGAGATTCACCCTGGCGTGATCCGAGCCGCGAGAGCCTACTTCAGCGACGCAAACTCGGGCGTGCTCGATTCCGACAAGCTCCACGTCCACGTCAACGATGGTCGCAACTTCATCCTCACGACTCTGAACCGATACGACATGATCTCGACCGGGATCATCCATCCGCTGGTCAGTTCCGGCAGTTCGGGCATCTACAGCCGTGACTTCTACCGGCTGTGCCGCGATATCCTGACCGACGACGGCGTCATGAGCCAATGGGTTCCACTGCATCGTCTGCCGCTGGCGGATCTCAAGACCATCGTGCGCACCTTCCTCGACGTGTTCCCTGAGACGACCGTCTGGTTCAAATACACGCCGGACTTCCTGATCTTGGCTGGTACCAAGGTGCCGCAGAGCATCGACATCCGCGCTTGGGCCCGCCGCACGACAGTTCCCGCAGTCAAACAGGACCTAGCTGCCGATGACCTGGAGACGTTCTCGCTGCTCGACTCCTACTTCATGGGACCGGCAGCCGCCGCGCGCTTCGCCGACGGAGCTCGACTGCACACCGACGACAAACCGGTCCTGGAGTTCTTCGCCCCGAACCTCGGAGGCGTCGCGACGACGCAGGTCGAGAACATCGAGGCGCTGCTGCCGTTCCGCGAGTCGGTGTATCCGCTGCTGACCGGCTTCGCCTCGCCGGAGCAGGCAACGGCGGTTCGGGAGCTGCTCGAACGGTTCCACGAAACGACGGGCGATCTGATCCGGGGACAGATCGAATATGCCGCCGGACGCTATGAGAACGCGGTCGCCATCCTGCAACCGGCGTACGCGAGGAATCCCGACGATGCGACCATCGGCTACAACCTGCAGGAAGCGGCGCGGCTCGTAAGGCGCGATCTCGACGCCCAGATCGCCAGCACGGAGCGAGCGCTTCTGGATCAAGTGCGACGGAACCCGGAGGACACGACCGCGCTGACGAACCTGGGGCTCGTCTACCGGAACGCCGGTCGTCTGGATGACGCCGCGCTGTATCTCGAGCGAGCGCTTCGCCTCCAGCCTGGCAGCGTCGAATTGCTGCTTCTGCTGGGAGAGGTGCACGCGCAAGCAGGCGAGGTCGCCAAGGCAATCGACGTCTACGAAAGCGCGTCAAAGAAAGCCCCGGATCAGATCGTCATCTACGGATCGCTCGCGGCGTTGTACGAGCGGGCGGAACGCATCGACGACGCCATTGCCGCCGTGCAGCGCGTCCTCCGACTCGACCCCGACCTGGCGCTCGCCCACAGTACGTTGGGAAGTCTCTACCTCACCAAGGGCGACGCCAAGGCGGCTGAATCCTCCTACCGACGCGCTCTCACGTCCAACCCCCCGTCATCCGTCGCGCGCGTCGCCTGGAACGGCTTGGGACTCGCTCTCGCCCGATCCGACCGCCGCGCCGACGCGACCTCGGCGTTCCGCAAGGCGCTCGAGATCGATCCGAACTTCGCCGAAGCCAGCGACAATCTCGCAGCGCTTGAAGCCGGCGGCGCGGGCGGACAAGCGCCGTGA